Sequence from the Microplitis demolitor isolate Queensland-Clemson2020A chromosome 7, iyMicDemo2.1a, whole genome shotgun sequence genome:
CTCAAGTTAAGGTAAATGGAAATAATATAGAAGTAGATAATCGTTGGATCGTCCCTTATTCACCAGTATTATCCCGAACTTTTGAAACACATTTAAATGTCGAGTATTGTAGCAGTGTGCAATCTATAAAATACATTTGTAAATATGTGAATAAAGGAAGTGATCAAGCAACGTTTGgacttaaaaatgaaaacgatGAGATAACGAAATATCAATCTGGGAGATACATTAGTACCTCAGAAGCAACTTGGCGTATAATGTCTTTCCCAATACATGAGAGATTTCCTCCCGTGGTTCACTTGGATGTTCATTTAGAAAATGGACAGCGAGTATATTTCAACACAGAAAATGTTATTGATCAAATTACTAATCCCAAAAACACAACATTATTGGCCTATTTTCAATTATGCCGAGAGGAAATTTTCGCAAAGACACTTTTATATGACGAAGTACCtgcatattatatatttgataaacaATCTAAAGTATTCAAGAGGAGGAAAAGAGGAAATCTCGTTGAAGGTTATCCTGGTATTTTTAAAGAACACGTTATTGGAAGAGTATACACAATTCATCCTGGTAATACAGAGTGTTATTTCTTACGTCTATTACTTCACACCGTTAGAGGCCCAACATCTTTTAAAGATATAAGAACAGTTAATGGTGTGGTATATCAATCATATCAAGCAGCTTGCAAAGCTCTTGATCTTATTGAAGATGACTCCCATTGGGATGAAACTTTAAAAGAAGCGTGTGTTACCGATAGTCCATTTAAACTAAGGCAACTTTTTGCAATTATTGTAGTATTTTGTCACCCTTCTGACCCTAAAGAATTATGgacaaagtataaaaaatatttatatgaagatTATGGaagaaaattgataagaagTTTTCCtgatattgatttaaatttacataaagaagaGCTTGAGAATCGTTGTCTCATAGACTtagaaaatacaattatttctatCGGGGGAAAACCTTTAGATCAATATGGAATGCCGATACcgaatattaatgataattttcagATAAACAGAGAATATCTAGCTGAAACAAGTTATGACAAATCGATACTGATggcttttgtaaaaaaaaatgaattcaaaattaagtagaccaaaaaaaaatttacgatgaaaTTATGAATAGCATAGACACGTTAGAAGGGGgaatgttttttattgatgcaCCTGGGGGCACAGGAAAaacgtttttaataaatttgatattatctAAAGTTAGAGGTAGTGGTAAAATTGCGCTTGCAGTAGCATCTTCAGGTATCTCAGCAACCCTTTTACCTGGTGGTAAAACGGCCCATTCCATGTTCAAAATACCGATAGACATTGACAGATATGAATCACCAGTTTGTAATATCTCTAGGAATAGTGATAAAGCAAAAGTGATGAGAGATGCATGCTTAATAGTCTGGGATGAATGCACGATGGCCAACAAGAAAGCAATAGAAGCTGTTGACAGAACACTACAAGACTTACGAAACAATACAAAAAGAATGGGGggcataacttttttattttccggtGATTTTCGTCAGACTTTACTGGTAATTACTAGAGGTACAAGAGCTGATGAAGTGAATGCATCTCTTAAACGATCTTATCTAtggaataatattaaaaaactatcaCTAACTGTAAACATGCGAGTCCATCAAGGAGGTGATccaatttctcaaaaattttctaatttattgtTGGATGTAGGGGGTGGAAATATAAACGATGAAAATGGAGAAGTATCTCTGCCTGATGAATTATGTTCAATAGTACCATCTATAGAAGATTTGATAGAAAAAGTATATCCAGGTATaagagatattaaaaataaagaggaCTCGTGGTTATCAGAGAGAGCTATTTTATGTCCTAAAAATGAAATGGTAGTCCGtattaataatactataaTAGATAAGTTTGATGCAAATGAGATGGTTTATGCATCAATCAATACCACGATTAATCCAGATGACGCAACAAACTATACTGTTGACTTCTTAAATTCAATAAGTGTACCAGGACTTCCATCgcatacaattaaattaaaaattggcgctcctataattttattgagaaatttaaatccaCCTCAACTTTGTAATGGTACAAGATTACGAGtcacaaaattacaaaagaatgTTATAGAAGCTACTATATTAACTGGATCAGGAAAGGGTGAAAGTGTATTCATTCCTCGCATACCTCTTATACCTGATAATTTTCCATTCGAATTCAAACGCATTCAATTTCCTGTCAGTCTTTCTTTTACAATGACAATAAACAAAGCTCAAGGACAAACGATGAGCATTACTGGAGTAGATCTTCGAACTCCCTGTTTTTCACATGGACAACTATATGTATCATTATCAAGAGTaagatcaaataaaaatgtatatgtttGTGTCAATGGAGAAAAAACCCGTAATGTAGTCTATACTGAAGtactgaattaataaattaatatttgaaaaatataaacttcgatataatattatttataagtaacacaactcatataaacatatatgtatgcataacttacataaatacatatgtatgtatttatataatcataaatttatatgtataaagtataattaaaatatttatattattttattttcattgattattttttttattgttttcgtACAATCCacatcattattaaaatagaaataattaaatatatgtattaattttctaagttaaattaaactcaTAAATAACTGTAAACAATACAAGTATCTACCTGAtataatttaagataaaaattattcatcttCCTCAGTCTcaacaataatttgaaaattgctTAACGGCTGACGGAAATCAtttgtatgtaaataaatggGTGTTATTTCAACATTTGCTAATTTGTCGActtcaaaattgaaatgagACAGAGGATAAATgtctaaattaaaatcaattctgAATGTTGCATATGCATCTTTGATTTTGAGAACCtttatcaacataaaaaagttaactattattaatttgcaaaATATTAGATacatactattttattaattatttacttgattcaaagaaatcttattttctatttcagaCGGTCGATCGTTAACTATTATttgatagttattattataaccttcgttgataataaagataaatttattttttccatttattatttttgacccaACAATCATTGAAACGTACCCggtaaaactaaaatttataaagtttatattattttattgctattatcatttttataactatacgtagatattttatttataatcaatttttattgaccaatcaaacaaatatttttagttgtgtAAATGAgaattgactaaaaaaaaaaaaaaaaaaaaaaaagcgaaaactaaaatgtaaaatatatatatttatatatatatatatatatatatatatatatatatatatatatatcaatatatatatatatatttatatgtaaaatatacatcataatataaacataaattttattattgtatatatatggttACCTTCTCTTTTTTCTAGGATAAATAATTCCATAAGGATcggttttagaaaaatcaatattatattgcttcatcattttgttttaaataaattagtttttaaatttaaattttattttataagattttattcatttattataattatttccagatgcacaaaattattttgttaattcttTTATGTGTGATAGAcgttatgaaaatataatttagtaaataaacagtttttttttttaattactttaattagcTAACTTCacgttttcataaaatttatttatcacatttcaattattattatttactaattcatATAGTATTATCAACATAAAATATTGgttcaatataataattttgaactgaaaaaaatggcGGTAAATCACTAtgacttagaatttttattggaacaagcaaataaattattcagtagAGATAATTGGGCTcatgaaataattgatcaaacaATTGGTAATATTTTGCTTTTGAAATAACTgtaattgatagttttttttattcatctaaaaattatttataaattaaaattttttaatttattatttagattttgtaaatgaaaataataaaattgtttatgttGGGTGTTCGACGGTGGTAAGAGTTCTTCTCAAATCTGGAAGATTTCATGAAAATGTAGGGTTTCATGAAGGCGTGTCTGAGTCCACTGGGAAAGCTTTCGAGGATGCGAGAAAAGTTgctatcatttaaaatattatttgtaatcttaaatattattataataactacTCTATTaactagtaatttttaaataatagatatcATACACGGGTGCCCTATATAGGACATTACTATCATTCGAAGAATTTGGCgaactgataattaaaattgaagaaaaaaaaaaaagattagaaaaacaaaaaaaattaaaaaatgattggataaaaaaaagtaataatatattgataaaataataagaactaatcctgattaaacaaagcgatttactcaataataaatatgtatctatatagcATTAAGATTAaatcgttttgaattattttgaatcgtttcttttaatcagggaattaattaatcgctatcataatataaacatttgatatttaatatagatATGGTGGAAGCTACAGTTAGTAATAAAATCTTAGAGGAAATGGAAAAAGATTCGATGACagaagtttattaaaaaaataattgatttaataagaattacgttatgtgataattaattgttcataaaaatattttaattgctatTGACATgattttagtataattataataatgagaCTGACTATGATGATTATAGGAAACATAATACTTGAAAATGAATCGAAATAAGCTCAAAGAACATAAAAtaacatacacatacatacatatgtatatatatatatatatatatatatatatatatatatatatatttacttgaattatttagtaaatcttattataatagtaatatatgtattgtaGAACTTACGTGTGCGAAGCCACGGGTAGCGGctagtaattatatataattgtatataattatatataagtatatataactatatataattatatttggccatttttcatatatgattatatataatcgagttatatatacttaaaaaatatttttgaaaaaaaaaaaaaaaataattaaataccgaTTTTTTGATTTGGTTACTACCACGCGAACGCATTACAAATCCAGAAACAAGAATTGATAGCAGTAAATGATGGAGAAATCCTGGACGTCTGCTGGGTTCAAACACGGCTCCTCTTGGCTGATAGTTCTGAATGTTGATCACTGGTCACATCACGAGAGCAAGTCTTGTGcttaattgatatatttagagtgaaatgccggtaaagacagggttcataagttttcgtgatggatttttacaaaatttaaaaaaactccatgaacttatatgaaattttataaaaacaatatgaACCTTgacttaggctggcctctaacaatatttgattttacttGGGCAGAGCAATGGGCTGGGGTTCctgcaaagcaaagacccgcacttattcaaacacaGCAACGTATGTAAAACTTACTAACTTACCTCAGGGCTTATTACTTATCAATAGATTTCTTATTGTTGATAAACTTATGAattcttacttaattaataatacttttaatgaACTACTTAATAATTCTTACCAGTAACATAGGACAGAAATAGGATGAACAGTGATAGACAGAGTAAAGggaatttattagaaaaatacaggtttattgccaattataataagGTTCAAGTACTTACAATAAACGTCTCTGCAAAATACAATACAAGAATTTGTCCTGATTTATACCGCTGGagattcaataattatctacGTGTACAACGTAATTACAGCACTCTGAAGTTATTATTTgactttaatattatttataaggcGAGTATACCGCCGGTAACGTACagtaatattcaatttatttaaacttgatttataataattaatgcgaaacaataaaataatatcgcaaGTATAATTTCCAGATTATTAACAGAATATATTGTAACCTAATTAATGCAGAATAATTATCgcaatttgataataaaagaaaatacgTCTAAACGCTAATTGATCCAGGATCGAAATCATTGACCGATAAATTTGGGTGTAGGACTAGCCTCGggactctgtccccacttcacccttacggacaTGCGTCTGCGTGATAATTAGTCATGTTACCccggcactatgacttgtgtagtttcagacggcaacaagacggggaaaaatggaaaccgcaaggctgaggacgacgaagacgattgacattgtctcaatataatcatatataattatatatggagcTACATATGACACtctccgtttaaatattgcaatatatatgatcatatatgattatgtataattatatataattgtatacaattatatatggatatatatataaggttatatataattatatatgattctatatgaaaaaaatttctcggaatagtattatatataatactattatataaatattgtattgtatatgatcatatataattatacataattatatataattctatatggatatatatacaagattatatataattatatatgatcatatatagttatataattatgtatgactatatataaacattttttctcgggttatattaaaaattccgATACTTATCTCAAAATTCGCATTTAAAAGTCTATTTTACTGGACTATCTAGGCTAGAATATCCcgttaattgtattttttttatataatgtcttttttatagattataaattatgtCAGCAGCGATTGAGTGATCTCAAATTTATCGTTGATATATTACTCAAATgctttgtttaaattatgataatataactaaataaataattcgattcagaaaaaatttaaataataaaaaaataataataacgtatGTAACGTAAATTGAGAATGTGTAATGCGATCAGATcaaatgtgatttttttatgtcactTACGACAATCAGGTGCTTGAATATTTGGTGATGATGTAACTTTTTggactttttaataatttgtggtatctgtttaaaaaatctcataaaaagATTCTTACAAATTCTATAGaagttttatgaaaatgaatgagttctgTGAGAAAGTGATACAGTAAAGTATagtcttatacatacagctatgaAAATCTATCGTTTACATTTAGCAGAGGTAGCTTCGTAAACTCCCTGAAGATATGTAGTAGCTTTGTTGACAGTGTAAATAATGGATCTAGTGAACAAAGCCAGAtacgataaataaaacaagtaaCATGCacgctgtaaaaattttttaatgaacattatattaaattaaaacaatacacTGAGGATTGTATGACTAAATTTGTACTAAACTTATCATTAGGCTCGCCCGTTTAAGTTCTGTAACATAAACTGTTCTTAATACTCGATTAAACTCAACAAAATTATACCtaactttttattcaataaaattactcaattaCTCAAACTCAATTACACAAAATCGGGCTACGTTACACTTTGCCCACCGGTCACTCCTCTCATTTCCTCCAGATCATGACGAGCGCCAGCCGATTTTTATTTCCCCGGTATCGGCAACCGGTCTAAacatacacgtaaattaaaatctaatatCTAAATCCTTCGGAGATGAGAGAAACGAACGGTGGTAATGGCATGTCCTGGTGTGCTCAGTATGCTAGGATATGGAAAGAGGGTCGCGGTTCTTATGACGCGGAAGAAGTcgattaattacattaaattaaaacaaaataaagaaaaggaAAACTGAATAAAGTACCGTCAAGATGACGCGAGAGTGACGCGGAGGGCCCGAACGGCCCGCGGTTGAGTACTCTTGATccataaaacaaataaatacctgAGTATGACATCGGGAACCTCTCGTGGACGACGAATCACAAAACTTAACACATTTCCagataaacaataaaataacataaagtaaataatgcgGTAAATCAAAACGACAAATATCAAGACAAACAGCTTCAAGAGCACAATACCCAGAGCCATAAGCTCCAAAGAAACGAGATCAGTCAAGGGTGTGGTCGAGGCCTACCTTGGTGGCTCTCCGACTCACCACCACTCGCTCCAAAACTCCAAACTCGACAACCGGGTCTACTCCTACTTGAGTGAGTCCGAATCTCAACTCTCTCGCACCATGGTCTTCCTTCAACTACTCTTCTCCAGTCTACTACTCCATTCACTCGCACGCTCTACTACTTGCAGTCACTCTCACATCCTCGTTTCTTCATCCATTTTTCCCCCATCACATACAAGCCGTGGACTCACGAGCCTTCCCGTAATGTCGCTCCCCGTGATATCCGAAATTAACAAACCTTGGCTTTCTCGAGCATCGCAAACGAGGTCTGCCATCCCCAAATAAACGTAAACATAGCCCTGCTAACTCCGGGTACCAACGTGAAGAGGTGGCGATATCTCAGTCGCTCCTCCACGATCACCACGTCAACCCCAAGGGCTAAGCCTCGATCTAGTCTTGATTACTGGTCGGGAGGCACGTTGTCTTGACCACTATCCACGCCACAGCTAGACATCCCCCGTTAAATCCGCGCTCAACCACACAGATGCTCCAAAAATAGACAACGTACCGTACACGTACTCGTACTCTCAACACACTTAACTCACCGCACACATGCTTCATACTCTCAACTCATTCTTTACCACAACTAACTCGACTCACGTACTGGctctatctctctctctctctatcaCTCAGACTCACACTTACTCCAGCTTCAATTCTATTTCTTCGGCAATGTAACATCACAGTTCATAGTGAGCTCTGGAAGTAGAATAAAGAATTCGCAAAATTTCTTCAGTCCTACTTTCCTGATTTATTGAAGATCGTAGCCAGGACTTACATTCTCAAGCTCACTCTAACTCGCacttttgtattcaaaatttgatgagGTCGTATCTGTCAAGCTACCGCCTATAACAAAATAACATTAAGATCTAATGCGCCTCTTGCAGAGCACAGGGTAAAGTAAAGAGATAACATAACACGCAAATAGTACAAAATAAGCAAAGTGAATGGCCTTATGGCTTTCTTTATTCTACGCCTGATTTTTaagttcaaaattcaaaatatgcTGTTACAACAGCTTTTTGTTACAGTTCCctacttttcttttaatatgCTTAGGAAATACGAATTTCTctgaaaaaaacatcaatatCACGAGTTGCTTaggctattttatttatgtatttgtataaataatagccatgTAGAAGGGTGAAAGATCAACATTACCTGTCATAAgctatttttttgatattcgaTATTTTAGACTCAATTTCACCATTTATCTCAGAGTAACAAACTAATTAAACTATGAATATTATTCAATACAGGTAGTGGTATtggagaaataaaatatgttcaTGAAAGTACGACAAAAATTGTTCCTGGTGCTGTATCATTCCAAAATACGGAGACGATGATAAAGGTACacgtaaaataaatcattacaaATCTAccaacaattaattttttttgaattgcaatattgttttcttttcttcttgTTTCTAGATGTCAACGATAAGTCCAGTTGGTACATTAGCTTATATTATTGACGAGGAAGCATTATTGGTTCGAGTTAGTAACGGATGGCAATACATCGCGGTAATATTTTCCAACTAccttaaaagtatttatttcaatattttctctaaaatttttctttatgaaatTCAGCTTGGGTCTCTTCTACCTATATCAGCATCCCCTCAAGTGACCACAAAACCTCCACCATCACACCCTCCATTTGAAGCTTCGAATCTTATCAACCAAGTACCTATAAAAGTGGACAGTAAAGGggtcagtatttttattaattatgtacaTACTGTGTAACTCaagtcttaaaaaattttaaactacaccacaaatatatttttgtttcggCTCCCTTCACTCGAAagatacaattttattttttcctatgaaaaacGAAACGTATCACTGTAAATCGAAgtgttttaattcaaaacaCCTGAgtatattatttctatttaaggTAATTTGGTAGCCGCATTCCGAAGTCAAAAcagtatcaaaattatttttttttttttgacttcaaTCATTAAAATGAagttcataataatttaagataattaataattatatttcataagctatatttaatatgcagaaacaaatggtaataattttttttttaattacataaattgttTTGACTGCAACTAAACAGTACCAACAGTTgttatttcatgaaaattgGTACTTCTGTTTACACTAGTTTCTTTGACAGTTTAATGTGTATCACGTGTATCCCTCGCAGTTTCGAATCACCCCggaaacacggtggatccacggcggttacaTGTCCACTGTGTAATCACCGTAGATACACTGTGGAATttcggtgaatacaccgtgttACCATCGTGGAATCACCGTGTATGCACGGTGATAAAATagcacaaacccaccctgtaaccgctctggatccaccgtgattccaccgtgtttccactcccagggtgtttccaggctgattcaAAACCGTCAGGGATGTGTAGTAAATATAACCTTATAATCCCGTTAAACTTTTGACAGTTCATAATAATGCGATAAATGTAACAGACACACAATTTAACAAGAAAaacaattgttaaataaataattaaatcggTGATAGTATGGCAAAGATCAGCCaagttaataaattcttattattttagtgacaaaaaattaattttacacaatttattGTTACCATTTGAAcagtgataattattaatatatactttatttcctttactatttaatttgtatttatttatcaatgtaaTACCCCATAcacatcaaataaatattcatttttatttataaatgtaaataatatactaatcttcacatctaataattttttaatttataaaaaatgttaattattttttttttaattttaataattgaattataaactttcccataatttttacacattttatcttattaatgataagtattcattattatcattcattTAAGTCTTTGGTTTGTATTTATTACCAGTCCAGTATTTAACGAacatcatataaatatatgtttattttttgagtgtaaacaataattcaaatttcacgCGCACAGCAGAACCGCCATTTTTCCCTAGTATAAATAAGAGGGGCGCAGAATAAGTTACAAAACAAAGACAGAAATCTTTCTgtcacacaaaaaaattaatttaaaaaataccatgAGGTAAATTGTTTCGAAATTTGGTAGATATTTTAGATATTATATCGTAGactgaatagtttttttgccTAGGTTAGCTgtgccatttttttaaaaattatcaacttcCTGTTAAGTTGAATAAAGACAGCCATAAGAGCCCATGTATTTTCAcgaaagtttaattaattatattttttaaacggtatggtaaaaaaattctggtttttcgtttttaaaggcttaaaaatataatctttGAAATTATCGCAATTAAAGTAAGGGTTAACTGTTGGAGGTTTGACTACCAAATTACCTTAAATACATTGTAATCACTTTCTAAACATTTGCAAATGTGTAGAAAGTGACTACCCTGTATTTAAATGGCAACAAAATacttaaatgttttaaattaaaacatttcgATTTACAGTGTATTCGACCATGTATAATGATCCGTATGTGGTCATGTATAGAATCTAGCGATTAATGGTCATTCATGACATAGCATGGTCatacattgtaaaatataactaCTTAAATGTGTATATAATAGATTGCTTTAAAAAAACGACTCACAAACATCATGGCAATTAGGCATATACCTTGAGTTACAGTAGTTGACTTATGAGTCAATACACAGAATGACAAGTAATATATGTCGAATAAGTGCAGTGTAGCACGAATCtagaaaaaatgtaatgaTAACCTGAAAAACAAGCACTACCCAAAAAACGGGCAACTACCTGGATTTTGGCAGCACTGCGGATACCCTACTTTACCGCCTCTATTTTGTAACCTAGCCCGCAAAATGCCCCTTGACtgtaccctgatagccagggTTTCTCGCCCAAAAGTTGGTATTCATTatcctgattaaacaactgaattcgatcaaattgaacagaataaaatttttaatactatttAACTCAGATAAATCCTGTTAATTCGGtacttaacttaaaaattaattctgtcTAATTCGGCAGGAAAACCGGAATTTGTccaaattaaaacgaatttaaataattctattcggtttaattcgaaaataattctccaatttctggttctgaatccgaattaaactgaattaaaacgaatttaaaatttttaaatcggttttatcctgtttaattcaaattcaaattttcaattcagttgaattctCTTTTGCAGAATTCGACAGAAtataacaaaatgaaaattttcaattcggttgaattcagttgtttaatcagggtagtttgcgaccaacttgacgacaagctGCCGACAACTTTAGCATTTGCAAGTGTTTTTATGTAAGTgatagaaagtaaaaaatgattaatgaaCCTTTAAGTAATCGCTTACGCATGTAT
This genomic interval carries:
- the LOC128668261 gene encoding DNA repair protein RAD52 homolog, giving the protein MAVNHYDLEFLLEQANKLFSRDNWAHEIIDQTIDFVNENNKIVYVGCSTVVRVLLKSGRFHENVGFHEGVSESTGKAFEDARKVAII